From one Thalassospira lucentensis genomic stretch:
- the trpS gene encoding tryptophan--tRNA ligase yields MERVFSGAQPTGNLHLGNYLGAIRNWVTLQKDFECIFCVVDLHAITVWQEPNELRSNIRELAASMIASGIDPEKHVLFNQSQVSAHAELAWIFNCVARIGWLNRMTQFKEKAGKNRENASLGLYAYPSLMAADILAYKATHVPVGEDQKQHLELTRDIAIKFNNDFGVEFFPQPDPLILGPATRVMSLRDGSKKMSKSDASDMSRINMTDDADTLAKKIRKAKTDPEPLPSEAAGLEGRPEAKNLITIYAALTDANVADVLAEHGGTQFSGFKQALTDVVVEKLAPITEEMARLKADNTYIDAILAKGAERANAIAQPILKEVKEIVGFLNS; encoded by the coding sequence ATGGAACGTGTTTTTTCAGGTGCTCAGCCCACCGGTAATCTTCATCTTGGCAACTATCTTGGCGCGATCCGCAACTGGGTCACCCTTCAGAAGGATTTCGAATGCATCTTCTGCGTCGTTGACCTTCATGCCATCACCGTCTGGCAAGAGCCCAATGAACTGCGTTCCAATATCCGCGAACTTGCTGCCAGTATGATTGCATCTGGCATCGATCCGGAAAAACATGTCCTGTTCAATCAAAGCCAGGTTTCGGCCCATGCTGAACTGGCTTGGATTTTCAACTGTGTCGCGCGCATCGGCTGGCTCAATCGCATGACCCAGTTCAAGGAAAAGGCTGGCAAGAATCGTGAAAACGCATCACTTGGTCTTTATGCCTATCCGAGTCTGATGGCAGCCGACATTCTGGCTTACAAGGCCACCCATGTGCCAGTTGGCGAAGACCAGAAGCAGCATCTTGAACTGACCCGCGACATCGCGATCAAATTCAACAACGATTTCGGTGTCGAGTTTTTCCCCCAGCCGGATCCGCTAATCCTTGGTCCGGCAACACGTGTGATGTCACTGCGTGACGGTTCGAAAAAGATGTCGAAATCCGATGCATCGGACATGTCGCGCATCAACATGACGGATGATGCCGATACGCTGGCCAAAAAAATCCGCAAGGCCAAAACCGATCCGGAACCGCTACCAAGCGAAGCCGCCGGTCTTGAGGGCCGCCCCGAAGCCAAGAATCTGATCACCATCTATGCGGCCTTGACCGATGCAAATGTCGCTGACGTTTTGGCCGAACATGGTGGAACCCAATTCTCGGGCTTCAAGCAGGCTCTGACCGATGTCGTTGTCGAAAAACTGGCCCCGATCACCGAAGAAATGGCACGTCTCAAGGCCGATAACACCTATATCGACGCAATTCTGGCAAAGGGTGCAGAACGTGCCAATGCAATTGCCCAGCCGATCCTCAAAGAGGTCAAGGAAATCGTTGGTTTCCTGAACAGCTAG
- a CDS encoding response regulator transcription factor: MSTGKQVLVVEDDAALSQSLTEQLRLHEEFECVVANSGQNALEVAKENYYDIILLDVGLPDMDGRDVCKLMRRAGVKSPIIMLTGADSDSDTILGLESGANDYVTKPFRLNVLLARIRAHIRQHEQSEDAVFVIGPYSFQPSAKLLIETATEKKVRLTEKETSILKFLFRAGDKPVTRETLLDEVWGYNAGVTTHTLETHVYRLRQKIEKDPSNATILVTEPGGYKLVP; this comes from the coding sequence ATGTCGACAGGTAAACAGGTTCTGGTGGTTGAAGATGACGCGGCACTGAGCCAGTCTCTCACCGAACAACTCCGGCTTCATGAGGAATTCGAATGTGTCGTTGCCAATAGCGGCCAAAACGCCCTCGAAGTCGCCAAAGAAAATTACTACGACATTATCCTTCTTGATGTCGGTCTGCCCGATATGGATGGCCGCGATGTCTGCAAGCTGATGCGGCGCGCCGGGGTCAAATCCCCGATCATCATGCTGACCGGTGCCGATAGCGATTCCGACACGATCCTAGGCCTTGAATCGGGTGCCAACGACTATGTTACCAAACCGTTCCGCCTGAACGTGCTGCTGGCACGCATTCGTGCCCATATCCGCCAGCACGAACAAAGCGAAGACGCTGTTTTCGTGATCGGCCCCTACAGCTTTCAGCCCAGCGCCAAACTTCTGATCGAAACAGCGACCGAGAAAAAAGTTCGCCTGACGGAAAAGGAAACCTCGATCCTGAAATTCTTGTTCCGGGCTGGCGACAAGCCGGTCACACGCGAAACCCTGCTTGATGAGGTTTGGGGCTATAACGCAGGGGTGACGACCCACACGCTGGAAACCCACGTCTATCGCCTGCGCCAGAAAATTGAAAAGGATCCATCAAACGCGACGATTCTGGTGACCGAACCGGGTGGTTATAAACTGGTTCCCTGA
- the mutS gene encoding DNA mismatch repair protein MutS encodes MNNIADPSDTKTVPLSFDTEGATPMMMQFLEIKEQYQDCLLFYRMGDFYELFFDDAVKAAEALDIALTKRGKHQGNEIPMAGVPVHSHETYLQRLIRKGFRVAVCEQMEDPAEAKKRGAKSVVKRGVVRLITPGTLTEDSLLDARRHNYLAAVSEVRGKVGLAWLDMSTGDFYVQPCDMGGLPAALARLDAGELLISDKLLNRSEMFDIYAEYKNIITPQPASRFDAENAQLRLKKLYEVAALDAFGGFEVAELSAAGALIDYVDLTQKGQMPRLSPPQRMAAGAAMEIDAATRRSLELTQTQSGERKGSLLSVIDRTRTGAGARLLAARLSAPLTDASTINKRLDLVSYFHDRDALRSDLRSALGECPDIERALSRLSVGRGGPRDLAAMRDGLACAFAIGNLLHKPDGGNDGLTTQPAALVDHLTDMGHHGDLVDLLRRSLSENLPLLARDGGFIAGGYHPPLDELRMLSSESKKLIANLQARYTEQTAITSLKVKHNNVLGYFIEVPAKQADRMMEIDEFIHRQTMANAVRFTTVELSELESKVSKAGDQALALELELFDTLVSNVLEHADAIALCAQALAGLDVSAALAELARDQGCIRPTIDDSLAFDIRGGRHPVVEAALRENGDSPFVANDCRLEGEQSLWLITGPNMAGKSTFLRQNALIAVLAQIGAFVPAETAHIGVIDRLFSRVGAADDLARGRSTFMVEMVETAAILNQASDRSLVILDEIGRGTATFDGLSIAWAVVENLHEVNKCRGLFATHYHELTALAAKLAHLSCHTMLIKEWQGEVVFLHEVGAGSADRSYGIHVAQLAGLPKPVIKRAEQVLKTLEKGEQGGAVSKLADDLPLFAAAIEQVKQEEKVKTPALSPVQKALLDAVGEIDPDNMTPREALDALYRLRAMRD; translated from the coding sequence ATGAACAATATTGCCGATCCTTCCGATACCAAAACCGTCCCACTTTCGTTCGATACCGAAGGTGCGACCCCGATGATGATGCAGTTCCTTGAAATAAAGGAACAGTATCAGGACTGCCTTCTGTTTTACCGGATGGGCGACTTTTACGAGCTGTTCTTCGACGATGCCGTGAAAGCGGCCGAGGCGCTCGATATCGCACTGACAAAACGCGGCAAGCACCAGGGTAACGAAATTCCCATGGCCGGTGTTCCGGTCCACAGTCACGAAACCTATTTGCAGCGTCTGATCCGCAAAGGTTTCCGTGTGGCTGTTTGCGAACAGATGGAAGACCCGGCCGAAGCTAAAAAACGCGGTGCCAAATCCGTTGTCAAACGCGGTGTCGTTCGTTTGATCACGCCTGGTACCCTTACCGAAGACAGTCTTCTGGATGCGCGACGCCATAACTATCTGGCCGCTGTATCTGAGGTCCGCGGTAAAGTCGGTCTGGCGTGGCTTGATATGTCGACTGGCGATTTTTACGTTCAACCCTGCGATATGGGGGGGCTTCCGGCTGCACTGGCACGTCTTGACGCGGGTGAACTTCTGATATCGGACAAACTTCTGAACCGTTCGGAAATGTTCGATATCTATGCTGAATATAAAAACATTATTACCCCGCAGCCCGCATCGCGCTTTGATGCCGAAAATGCCCAGTTGCGCCTGAAGAAACTTTATGAAGTCGCCGCACTTGATGCATTTGGCGGCTTTGAAGTTGCCGAACTTTCCGCTGCCGGTGCCCTGATCGATTATGTCGATCTGACCCAGAAGGGCCAGATGCCGCGCCTTTCCCCGCCGCAACGCATGGCTGCGGGTGCCGCGATGGAAATCGATGCCGCCACCCGGCGGTCGCTGGAACTGACCCAGACCCAATCAGGCGAACGCAAGGGATCGCTTCTTTCGGTCATCGACCGTACCCGGACTGGCGCCGGGGCTCGCTTGCTGGCTGCCCGCCTGTCCGCACCGCTGACCGATGCGAGCACGATCAATAAACGTCTTGATCTGGTTTCATATTTCCATGATCGCGATGCCCTGCGGTCCGATTTGCGGTCCGCCCTCGGCGAATGCCCCGATATTGAACGTGCGCTGTCGCGTCTTTCGGTAGGCCGTGGCGGCCCGCGCGACCTTGCTGCGATGCGCGATGGCCTGGCCTGTGCCTTTGCAATTGGCAACCTTCTGCACAAGCCCGATGGCGGCAATGACGGGCTAACGACCCAGCCTGCTGCACTTGTCGATCATCTGACCGATATGGGCCATCACGGCGATCTGGTTGATTTGCTGCGCCGGTCGCTCAGCGAGAATCTGCCGCTGCTGGCACGTGACGGCGGCTTTATAGCGGGCGGCTATCACCCACCGCTTGATGAACTGCGCATGCTTTCAAGCGAAAGCAAAAAGCTGATCGCCAATCTTCAAGCCCGCTATACCGAACAAACGGCCATCACCAGCCTTAAGGTCAAGCACAACAACGTCCTTGGCTACTTCATCGAAGTACCGGCCAAGCAGGCCGACCGGATGATGGAAATCGATGAATTTATTCATCGCCAGACCATGGCTAATGCGGTCCGTTTTACCACAGTCGAGTTATCCGAACTCGAAAGCAAGGTTTCCAAGGCCGGGGATCAGGCGCTTGCGCTTGAACTTGAACTGTTTGACACACTGGTCTCAAATGTACTTGAACATGCCGATGCCATTGCCCTCTGCGCGCAGGCGCTGGCCGGACTTGATGTGTCGGCCGCCTTGGCCGAACTGGCGCGTGATCAGGGATGCATCCGCCCGACCATTGATGACAGCCTTGCCTTTGATATTCGTGGTGGTCGCCATCCGGTGGTGGAAGCCGCCCTGCGCGAAAATGGCGACAGCCCCTTTGTCGCCAATGACTGCCGCCTTGAAGGCGAACAAAGCCTGTGGCTGATTACTGGCCCTAACATGGCCGGTAAATCGACTTTCCTGCGGCAGAATGCCCTGATCGCGGTTCTGGCCCAAATCGGTGCCTTTGTGCCCGCTGAAACCGCCCATATCGGTGTGATTGACCGGCTGTTTTCGCGCGTCGGGGCAGCGGATGATCTGGCGCGTGGCCGGTCGACCTTCATGGTTGAAATGGTCGAAACCGCCGCCATCCTTAATCAGGCATCCGATCGTTCACTGGTGATCCTTGATGAAATCGGGCGCGGCACGGCAACATTTGATGGTTTGTCGATTGCCTGGGCGGTTGTCGAAAATCTGCATGAGGTCAATAAATGTCGCGGCCTTTTCGCAACTCACTATCATGAACTGACAGCCCTTGCCGCCAAGCTCGCCCATCTGTCCTGTCACACAATGCTGATCAAGGAATGGCAGGGCGAAGTCGTCTTCCTCCACGAAGTTGGCGCGGGCAGTGCGGATCGGTCTTATGGCATTCATGTCGCCCAGCTTGCTGGCCTGCCCAAACCGGTAATCAAACGCGCCGAACAGGTGCTTAAGACCCTTGAAAAGGGCGAACAGGGCGGTGCCGTTTCAAAACTGGCTGACGATCTGCCGCTTTTTGCTGCCGCGATTGAGCAGGTTAAACAGGAAGAAAAAGTCAAAACCCCGGCATTATCGCCGGTACAGAAGGCTCTTCTGGACGCGGTGGGTGAAATCGATCCCGACAACATGACCCCACGCGAAGCCCTTGACGCGCTATATCGTTTGCGTGCCATGCGCGATTGA
- a CDS encoding [protein-PII] uridylyltransferase, with the protein MTYRIKKQREIIDRRKIFAELESIAANAELTSFKQRAEILKRLKTVLEEGRKVIRARFEETNSGQDAVFSNSFLIDQIVRLIHDFALKFVYPLHNPTNEQRMAVVAVGGYGRGDMAPQSDVDILFLFPYKQTAHGEQVVEYILYMLWDLGLKVGHATRSIDDCLRMGKQDITIRTNLLESRFVWADEDVYKTFRTRFMEELVKGTGLEFIEGKLNERDERHIRMGDSRYVVEPNVKDGKGGLRDLHTLFWIGKYLYRVSNPLELVDLKVLTRKEAQGFLKAQNFLWSVRCWLHYLTGREEDRLTFDMQRDIADKLGYTDHAGASGVERFMKHYYLMVKHVGNLTRIFCAALEERHQRKPLIRFPARFFGSKEVDGFQLRNDRLTVDSLETLQNDPIQILRLFLVAHQNGVGIHPETLRWVTQSLKLVDHKLQKDPAANEVFLEILTHRDTPDIPLRKMNEAGLLGRFIPDFGRVVAQMQYDMYHTYTVDEHTIRAIGILNQIERGELAEEAPVATRIMEKVISRRVLYVAVLLHDIAKGRGGDHSELGAEVAEKLCPRLGLSPADTETVAWLVKAHLWMSLTAFKRDLNDPTTIRAFADLVQSQERLRLLLCLTVADIRAVGPNVWNGWKATLLRELFYATDDLLSGGLNADSRDSRVARAQQELRDALTAPGSDWSEQDVEDFIDRGYPSYWLSFDTETHVRHAHLTRDAKASGADITVDMRIETDIDATEIIVHTTDHPGLFSQIAGSMALCGANVVDAKILTLADGMALDTFFIQDTNGEAFNDKAKLEKLRETLEQVISGRLRPSQEIERRQIKDNKHRTAVFKVEPNVIIDNKASRTHTVIEITARDRQGLLYDVTRTLRDLSLQIASARISTFGERAVDVFYVKDVFGLKIDSRTKFLQVKETLTQTLENG; encoded by the coding sequence GTGACGTATAGAATCAAGAAACAGCGCGAAATCATCGACCGCCGCAAAATCTTTGCCGAGCTTGAGTCCATCGCTGCCAATGCAGAGCTGACATCCTTCAAACAGCGTGCAGAAATCCTCAAACGCCTCAAAACCGTTCTTGAAGAAGGCCGTAAGGTCATTCGTGCCCGCTTCGAAGAAACCAATTCCGGGCAGGACGCGGTATTCTCCAACAGCTTCCTGATCGATCAGATCGTGCGTTTGATCCACGATTTCGCCCTGAAATTCGTCTATCCTCTGCACAATCCAACCAATGAACAACGCATGGCGGTTGTCGCAGTTGGCGGTTACGGTCGCGGCGATATGGCGCCGCAATCCGATGTCGATATCTTGTTTCTGTTTCCCTACAAACAAACCGCGCATGGCGAACAGGTTGTCGAATACATCCTTTATATGCTTTGGGATCTGGGGCTTAAGGTCGGTCATGCCACCCGTTCGATCGATGATTGCCTGCGCATGGGCAAACAGGACATCACCATCCGCACAAACCTGCTTGAAAGCCGGTTCGTGTGGGCGGATGAGGATGTCTATAAAACCTTCCGCACCCGATTCATGGAAGAACTGGTCAAGGGCACCGGGCTTGAATTCATCGAAGGCAAACTGAACGAGCGCGATGAACGCCATATCCGCATGGGTGACTCACGTTATGTCGTTGAACCCAATGTCAAGGATGGGAAGGGTGGCCTTCGCGATCTTCATACACTGTTCTGGATTGGCAAATACCTTTACCGCGTCAGCAACCCGCTTGAACTGGTCGACCTCAAGGTGCTGACCCGCAAGGAAGCACAAGGATTTCTGAAAGCACAAAACTTCCTGTGGTCGGTGCGCTGCTGGCTGCACTACCTGACCGGGCGTGAAGAAGACCGCCTGACATTTGATATGCAGCGCGATATTGCCGATAAGCTTGGCTATACCGATCATGCCGGCGCGTCAGGCGTCGAACGCTTCATGAAACACTATTATCTGATGGTGAAGCATGTCGGCAACCTAACCCGCATCTTCTGTGCTGCCCTTGAAGAACGTCATCAACGCAAACCCCTGATTCGCTTTCCGGCCCGCTTCTTTGGCAGCAAGGAAGTCGACGGTTTTCAGCTACGCAATGATCGCCTGACGGTCGATAGCCTCGAAACCCTTCAAAATGATCCGATCCAGATTTTGCGCCTGTTTCTTGTCGCCCATCAGAACGGGGTTGGCATTCACCCCGAAACACTGCGATGGGTGACGCAAAGTCTGAAACTAGTTGATCACAAGCTGCAAAAAGATCCGGCCGCAAACGAGGTCTTCCTTGAAATCCTCACCCACCGCGATACCCCGGATATCCCGCTTCGCAAAATGAACGAGGCTGGATTGCTGGGCCGCTTCATCCCGGATTTCGGTCGTGTCGTTGCCCAGATGCAATATGACATGTACCACACCTATACGGTGGACGAGCATACCATCCGTGCGATTGGCATATTGAACCAGATCGAACGTGGCGAGCTGGCCGAAGAAGCCCCGGTTGCAACCCGCATCATGGAAAAGGTGATTTCACGTCGCGTACTTTATGTCGCGGTATTACTCCATGATATAGCCAAAGGCCGGGGCGGTGATCATTCCGAACTCGGTGCCGAAGTCGCCGAAAAGCTTTGCCCGCGTCTTGGTCTGTCGCCTGCTGATACCGAAACCGTCGCATGGCTGGTTAAGGCCCATCTGTGGATGAGCCTGACCGCATTCAAGCGCGATCTGAACGATCCGACTACCATTCGCGCCTTTGCCGATCTGGTCCAGTCACAGGAACGGTTGCGTTTGTTGCTGTGCCTCACGGTTGCCGATATCCGAGCAGTAGGTCCGAATGTCTGGAATGGGTGGAAAGCGACGCTCCTACGCGAACTTTTCTATGCCACCGATGATCTGCTTTCGGGTGGCCTGAATGCCGACAGTCGCGATTCGCGCGTCGCGCGCGCCCAGCAGGAATTGCGTGATGCCCTTACCGCACCCGGTTCTGACTGGTCAGAACAGGATGTCGAGGATTTCATTGATCGCGGCTATCCTTCCTACTGGCTCAGTTTTGATACCGAAACCCATGTGCGTCATGCCCATCTGACCCGTGATGCCAAAGCAAGCGGGGCGGACATCACCGTCGATATGCGTATCGAAACCGACATCGACGCCACCGAAATTATTGTTCACACCACCGACCATCCTGGCCTGTTTTCCCAGATTGCCGGGTCGATGGCGCTTTGCGGGGCCAACGTTGTCGATGCCAAAATCCTGACCCTTGCCGATGGCATGGCACTTGATACCTTCTTTATTCAGGATACCAATGGCGAGGCATTTAACGACAAAGCCAAGCTCGAAAAACTGCGCGAAACGCTTGAACAGGTGATTTCGGGTCGTCTGCGTCCCAGTCAGGAAATCGAACGCCGCCAGATCAAGGATAACAAGCACCGCACGGCAGTCTTCAAGGTCGAGCCAAATGTCATCATCGATAACAAGGCCAGCCGCACCCACACCGTGATCGAAATCACCGCGCGTGACCGGCAAGGTCTGCTTTACGATGTCACCCGCACATTGCGCGATTTGTCGCTGCAAATCGCTTCAGCCCGTATTTCAACCTTTGGCGAACGCGCGGTTGACGTTTTCTACGTCAAGGATGTGTTTGGTTTGAAAATTGACAGCCGCACCAAGTTTCTGCAGGTCAAGGAAACCCTGACACAGACATTGGAAAACGGCTGA
- the ribA gene encoding GTP cyclohydrolase II, giving the protein MTQSAAVPSKANVSATDLVTVSRAVADLRRGEIVLVQGQANGIAHCVAVIAAEPLSDQGLARLHDIAGKSGNTAIVLPRVRAKSLGQACKNDHFIAFVSAKKSGVDAQTLAEIANPLLDLESMPAGAWRPVTMAESAAIRLAKLARLLPAVVIAPVEPEQLEMLSKAQNLLVLQSESINGYEDASAATLRQVSEARVPLENAENATVIAFRPEDGGQEHLAIVIDEPAHDQPVLIRLHSECFTGDLIGSLRCDCGPQLRGAIAEIAKSGQGGIILYLRQEGRGIGLVNKLRAYALQDRGFDTLDANEELGFDADERVYRPAAEMLRQMGFETVRLLTNNPEKLTGLESWGVTVVERVPHKFPSNGHNEFYLQTKKDRAGHLF; this is encoded by the coding sequence ATGACCCAATCTGCTGCCGTGCCATCGAAAGCCAATGTTTCCGCGACCGATCTGGTGACCGTATCGCGTGCTGTTGCCGATTTGCGGCGCGGTGAAATCGTTCTGGTTCAGGGACAGGCAAACGGCATTGCCCATTGTGTTGCAGTTATTGCCGCCGAACCGCTTTCGGATCAAGGGCTTGCAAGGCTTCATGACATTGCCGGTAAAAGCGGAAATACCGCGATTGTTTTGCCGCGCGTGCGGGCCAAGTCACTGGGACAGGCCTGCAAGAACGATCATTTCATTGCTTTTGTAAGTGCAAAAAAGTCCGGCGTTGATGCACAGACCCTGGCCGAGATCGCCAATCCGTTGCTGGACCTTGAAAGCATGCCTGCTGGTGCATGGCGCCCGGTTACTATGGCCGAAAGTGCAGCCATACGGCTTGCCAAGCTGGCAAGGTTGTTGCCAGCTGTCGTGATCGCGCCGGTTGAACCTGAGCAGCTTGAAATGTTGTCGAAGGCGCAGAACCTTCTGGTGCTGCAGTCTGAGAGCATCAACGGATACGAAGACGCATCCGCTGCGACCCTGCGTCAGGTCAGTGAAGCGCGCGTGCCGCTGGAAAATGCCGAAAATGCCACGGTGATTGCGTTTCGTCCCGAAGATGGCGGCCAGGAACATCTGGCGATTGTGATCGATGAACCGGCACATGATCAGCCGGTTTTGATCCGCTTGCATTCGGAATGCTTTACCGGGGATTTGATCGGATCGCTCAGGTGCGATTGTGGGCCGCAATTGCGCGGGGCAATTGCCGAAATTGCCAAAAGCGGGCAGGGCGGGATTATCCTTTATCTGCGACAGGAAGGGCGCGGTATCGGGCTTGTGAACAAGCTGCGTGCCTATGCGTTGCAGGACCGCGGATTTGATACGCTTGATGCCAACGAGGAACTTGGCTTTGATGCCGATGAACGTGTTTATCGTCCGGCGGCTGAAATGCTGCGCCAGATGGGCTTTGAAACCGTTCGGCTTTTGACCAACAACCCCGAAAAGCTTACCGGACTTGAAAGCTGGGGCGTGACCGTGGTTGAACGCGTACCGCACAAATTTCCTTCCAACGGTCATAACGAATTTTACCTTCAGACCAAGAAGGATCGGGCCGGTCACCTGTTTTAA
- the murJ gene encoding murein biosynthesis integral membrane protein MurJ has protein sequence MSLVRSIATVSGFTLISRLLGFARDIMIAAMLGAGGMADAFFVAFKFPNLFRRLFGEGAFNAAFVPMLAGDIEKRGIDVAREFAARAMSMLVLITGFLVAIIEITMPWAMHVFAPGFAEDPEKFSLAVELSRITFPYLAFISAVALMSGVLNTLHRYAAAAGAPIILNICLIGALLGLTPMTETPAHALSWGVAIAGVAQFICLVIACKRAGFAIKWQLPKIDDRVKLLGKRMIPGMIGAGVYQLNLLIDTMLASLVSDGAVSWLYYADRVHQLPLGVIGIAIGTALLPTLSRQLQGSDPKIAMYSQNRGIEIALLLTLPSAVALGVMGIPIINVLFERGAFGTSETLMTGMALTIFAFGLPASVLVKVLAPGFFAREDTKTPIRIGITAMVINIVLIVALMPAFGHLGIAAATSTSVWINALSLGWILHKRGDLVFDDRLKRRVPRILLSSVLMGVALWFAITWLWQNDALSITRIITMAGLVCGGLLVYAITAQLCGATSFSELKTTLKRGKTV, from the coding sequence ATGTCGCTTGTACGTTCCATTGCCACGGTCAGTGGTTTTACCCTGATCTCGCGTCTTCTGGGCTTTGCCCGTGACATCATGATTGCCGCGATGCTCGGTGCCGGCGGCATGGCCGATGCCTTTTTCGTGGCGTTCAAATTCCCCAACCTGTTTCGCCGCCTGTTTGGCGAAGGCGCGTTTAACGCTGCCTTTGTGCCCATGCTGGCCGGTGATATCGAAAAACGCGGCATTGATGTGGCGCGCGAATTTGCCGCACGCGCCATGTCGATGCTAGTCCTGATTACCGGCTTTCTGGTCGCGATCATCGAAATCACCATGCCCTGGGCAATGCATGTCTTTGCACCAGGCTTTGCCGAAGACCCGGAAAAATTCTCCCTTGCTGTCGAACTGTCACGCATTACCTTCCCCTATCTCGCGTTCATTTCGGCTGTTGCCCTGATGTCAGGGGTTCTGAACACCCTGCACCGCTACGCCGCTGCCGCTGGTGCCCCGATCATCCTTAATATCTGTCTGATTGGTGCCCTTCTGGGGCTGACACCCATGACCGAAACCCCGGCCCATGCCCTGTCATGGGGGGTTGCGATTGCCGGTGTCGCTCAGTTCATCTGTCTGGTGATTGCCTGCAAGCGCGCCGGCTTTGCCATCAAATGGCAATTGCCCAAAATTGATGACCGCGTGAAACTGCTGGGCAAACGAATGATCCCGGGCATGATCGGTGCAGGCGTCTATCAGTTGAACCTTCTGATTGATACCATGCTGGCATCTCTTGTTTCGGATGGTGCGGTATCCTGGCTTTACTACGCTGACCGCGTCCATCAATTACCGCTTGGCGTCATAGGCATTGCAATTGGCACTGCACTGCTGCCTACCCTGTCGCGCCAGCTTCAGGGTTCAGACCCGAAAATCGCAATGTATAGCCAGAATCGCGGTATCGAAATCGCCTTGCTGCTGACGCTGCCTTCTGCCGTCGCACTTGGTGTGATGGGGATTCCGATTATCAATGTCCTGTTTGAGCGCGGCGCCTTTGGCACCAGTGAAACACTGATGACCGGAATGGCCCTGACCATTTTTGCCTTTGGCCTGCCGGCGTCGGTTCTGGTCAAAGTTCTGGCCCCCGGCTTTTTCGCACGCGAAGACACCAAAACCCCGATCCGCATCGGCATTACCGCCATGGTGATCAATATCGTGCTGATTGTCGCCCTGATGCCGGCATTTGGCCATCTTGGCATCGCAGCCGCGACCTCGACTTCGGTCTGGATCAATGCCCTGTCACTGGGATGGATTTTGCACAAACGCGGCGATCTTGTTTTTGACGACCGACTCAAACGCCGCGTTCCGCGCATCCTGCTATCATCGGTATTGATGGGGGTGGCGCTATGGTTTGCCATCACCTGGCTTTGGCAGAATGATGCTCTGTCGATCACGCGCATCATCACCATGGCCGGTCTGGTCTGTGGCGGATTACTGGTTTACGCCATTACCGCCCAGCTTTGCGGTGCCACCAGTTTTTCCGAACTCAAGACCACGCTGAAACGCGGCAAAACCGTCTGA
- a CDS encoding YggS family pyridoxal phosphate-dependent enzyme, with protein sequence MSDHILSSGNADIAANLAKIQQNIDTACAVVGRENSDVTLICVSKNHDADHVRPALVAGRRVFGENRVQEAAGKWPGLREQFPDIELHLIGPLQTNKLKDAVALFDVIETVDRPKLANALAKHRDNTGECPDLYIQINIGEEPQKAGIDPADADPFITDCIERLKLPIKGLMCIPPVDEEPAQHFALLGKIADRHGLTIRSMGMSGDYEAAIRLGATHIRVGTAIFGSRGY encoded by the coding sequence ATGAGCGATCATATTCTGTCATCCGGCAATGCCGATATCGCGGCCAATCTTGCCAAAATTCAGCAAAATATCGACACAGCCTGTGCGGTGGTTGGCCGCGAAAACAGCGATGTGACCCTGATCTGCGTCAGCAAGAACCATGATGCAGATCATGTGCGCCCTGCACTTGTCGCCGGGCGTCGGGTGTTTGGTGAAAACCGGGTGCAGGAAGCCGCAGGAAAGTGGCCGGGCTTGCGCGAACAGTTCCCCGATATCGAGCTGCACCTTATCGGGCCGCTTCAGACCAACAAGCTGAAGGATGCCGTTGCCCTGTTTGATGTGATTGAGACCGTTGACCGGCCAAAACTTGCCAATGCGCTGGCAAAACACCGGGACAATACCGGTGAATGCCCTGACCTTTATATCCAGATCAATATCGGTGAAGAACCGCAAAAGGCAGGCATAGACCCGGCGGATGCCGACCCGTTTATCACCGATTGCATCGAACGCCTGAAATTGCCGATCAAGGGACTAATGTGCATACCGCCGGTGGATGAGGAACCGGCACAGCATTTTGCGCTATTGGGTAAAATCGCCGACCGTCATGGCCTGACCATTCGCAGCATGGGAATGAGTGGTGATTACGAGGCGGCAATCCGGCTTGGCGCGACACATATCCGTGTCGGGACAGCCATTTTTGGGTCGCGGGGCTATTAA